The genome window TGGCAGATATGGCTATCGCCGAATTACAGCTACATTAAAAAATAGTGGTATCCTTATTAATCAAAAGAAAGTTAGACGTATTATGAGAAAATTAGAACTTAAATGCATAGCATTTTCTCGTAAATTACGTAAATATAATTCCTATAAAGGTACAATTGGTAAGGTAAAAAATAATAAAATAAATAGAAGATTTAAAACATCAATTCCACATCAGAAAATAACAACTGATACATCAGAATTTAAAATATATACTACTGATAAAAATGGAAATTTAATTATAAAAAAAGCATATCTCGATCCATTTTTAGATATGTTTAATGGAGAAGTTTTATCATTTAGTATCTCAGATAGACCTAATTTTAAATCAATAAGTGATGCTTTAAATGAAACCATCAATATTACAAAAGATTGTCCTTATAGAAGAACTTTTCACTCAGACCAAGGTTGGGCATATCAAATGAATAAGTATGGCAAAACACTTAAGAAAAATAAAATATTTCAAAGTATGTCTCGTAAGGGTACATGCCTTGATAATTCTCCTATGGAAAATTTCTTTGGAATAATGAAGCAAGAAATGTATTATAGAAAAACATATAAAAGTTTCAACGAATTAAAGACAGCTATAACAGAATATATTTACTATTATAATAACAAAAGAATTAAAGAAAAATTAAATTGGCGTAGCCCTGTTAAATATAGACTTGAATATGAATCTAAAGTTACATAAAGTAAAAAAACAGGAATGAAAATTCCATTCCTGTATAAAGTCCAACTTTTGGGTCTCAGTACAGATAAGCCTTTTTTCATTGTTAAAATGATAAAAATATATTTGATTTCATACAAAAAAGAGTGTCTCATTAACTAAAAAGTTCATTTTGAGACACTTTTTTAGATGTTTAATTTTTGGAATACAAAATTAAACATCTAAAAAATTATTTGCTTTAAAATACTTTATTTTTAAGTATTTTTTTACCAAACTAAGTGATGTTTATATAGCAAATAGTATACATAATTTTATGAAAATTAAATCTTTCCATTATAGATAATAGGATATTGTATTAAATAGAAAACATTACCTGATTAATGTAGTGGTTTGTGAATAAGATTAGGAATTTTTATTTGATAACAAAAATTAGCTGATATAAATATATAATATATGTATTAAAAATGTGATATAGCATGGTTTTAGTATTTATTTTTTATTTAATATTTCTAATCTATAAAAAAATCATAAATTTTAAAACTTATAAATGACATTTTAACTAGAATTAATTGTAAAAAACACTATATAATACTCAATTTTCAACATTCTATACAATTATACAGAAATTATACAGCATAATAATCATCAAAATAACAAATTTTAAAAATTAAGTAAAACTTTTTGTCGAAGTTCAACGTCTATATATATGTAGTGTAAATTTTTGGTATAAAATACTACAACAATATAAATGTAAAAATATAGTAATATTGGAGGTCGAACTATGAGAAATAAAAAGAAAAAAATAAATAGAAAGAAACTGTATTTGCTTTTAAGTGCTATTGTAGTGTGTCTGGCTTTTATAGTGCTTGGTATACGCGTTAGCTCTTTAAATATGAAAGAAGATGAAATTAGTAGAAATATAAAGTTGTCAAGTTCTACTATTACGGATATAGTGTCTAATACAGCAACGGAAGTTAGCAAAGGGCCAAGTAAAAGTTCTGGAAAAGTAGCATACATAACTATAGATGATGGTCCGTCTAAATTTACTGACCAGATGATAAAAACTTTAAATAAATATAATGTTAAAGCAACTTTTTTTATGATAGATGGAAATATGAAGGAATATCCACAGCAAGTTAAAAATATAATTAAAAATGGGAATACAGCAGGATTTCATAGTGTATCACACGATATTCATAAGCTTTATGTTACTAGTACATCAGCAAAAGAGGAATTTGATACAAATGACCAAACTTTTTATAAGATAACTGGTAAACATTCAAAAGTAATAAGAATACCCTATGGAAGTAAGCCATATACACCACAGGCTTCTTATCAAGCTTTAATTGATGCTGGATATAAGATTTGGGATTGGGATTTAGATACAGAAGACTGGAAGTCAAACTCTGCTCAAATTGTACAAAATGTAAAAAGTAATATTAAGAATAAAAAAGGTGAAGATAAAGACCAATTAGTAGTTTTAATGCATGAGAAAAAACAAAGTACAGAGGCGTTAGATTCAGTTTTAAAATTCTTATCAGATGAAGGTTATGAATTTGCAGCAGTAGACCAAAATCAAATACCAAAAAATTATTGGTTACGTAATTTAGAGTAGTTAAAATATAAGAATATTTATTGAAATTTTAAAAATTGAGAATAAAAATGAGTGAGGTGCAGGTATATTGAATAAAAAACTTTATATAGGAATGGTCGGAATACTATCTTTGATGATGGTTGGTTGCAATAAAAGTTTAGCAAAAGTAAATGATGTGGAAATCACAAAAGAACAGTATAAAAAAACGAAAGCAGTTTTATCTGCTACTAATAATTATATAAATGGTCAGTCTTTAGATGAATTAGAAAAAACTTTGGATAAAAAAGGTAGAAATAAATTAGAAAATGTTATAATATCGTTTATGGTGGATAATGAACTTTTATATCAAGAGGCTAGGGATAAAGGATTAACTCCAAGTAAAAGTGAAGTAGACTCAAAATATCAAGAACTAGAAGAAAAAATGAATTTGAATGCTAGTTATAAAGAAAAAATGGACAAAGCAGGTATTGATAAAGAATATTTAAAACAAGAAATATCTAAAGATTTAGCCATAGATAAAAATAAAAAGGTCTTTGAAGATAGAATAAATATAAGTGATACTGATATGGAAGCTTATTATACAAGTCATAAGAAGGATTTTAATGTAGAAGAAGTAAGTGCTTCTCAGATACTTATATCGACTTTAGACAAAAATAAAAAAGAAGTAAGTAAGGATAAAAAAGAAGCTTTAAAGAAAGAGGCAGATAGTATATTAACTAAAATCAAAAATGGAGAAAGTTTTGAAAATTTGTCTAAAAAATATTCAGATGATAAAGCAACTGGAAAAAATGGAGGACAGCTAGGATATTTTTCAAAGGATGACAAAAATGCTGAGTTTACAAAAGAAGTGTTCAAATTAAAGAAAAATGAAGTTTCAAATGTATTTGAAACTAGTTATGGATATCATATAGTCAAAGTTACTGATAAAAGAGAAAGACAAAAAAGTTTTAATGAGTGTCAGAGCTTAATAAGAGAATCTATTTTAAATGAAAAGTATATTGAGCATATAAAAAAATTGAATGAAGATGCTAAAATAGACAGATAGAATTTCTAAAAGTTCAATCCTAGCCTGTAATCGGAGGGAGATTTTACAGGAATGTTTAAGAGTTTAAAGAGAACGAAAGTTGAGAAATACATTATCGATAATAAGGACTCTTTTTATAGAATTGCATATAGTTATACAAAGAATGAAGAAGATGCCTTAGATGTGGTTCAAGAAGCCATGTATAAGGCACTATGTTCAGTGGAGAATATCAAAGAAGTAAATTATATGAAGACATGGTTTTATAAAATTTTAGTTAGAACGAGTATAGATTTTATTAGAAAAAACCGTAAATATAGTAATATGACAGATATTGACCTTGTAGATGAGACTGGAGAATATGATAAATATACTGATTTGGATTTAAGAAGAGCTTTGGAAGAATTACCTATTGAATACAAATCTATTATAATATTAAGATTTTTTGAAGATTTAAAGATTGAAGAAGTAGCAATAATATTGGATGAAAATGTGAATACTGTTAAAACTAGGTTATATACTGCTTTAAAAAAACTAAAATTAAAAATTGAAGAGTAGGGATAAAAAGAATGACAAGCAAAGAAAGGTTAAATAGGTTAAAAGAGGAGTATCATAAAATTCCAATACCAAATAAACTAGATACTATAATAAATCATGAAAAAATAGAAAATATATATCGAGAGAAAAATAAAAAGGTAAATAGATTAAGATTTAAAGTTGCAATAGCTTTTGTATGTGTATTTACAGTATTAGTAAATATAAGCTCTGTGTTTGCAGATAACTTTTCTAAGATACCTATAGTTGGGGCAATAGTAGAAGTAATAACTATAAAAAATTATAGTTTAAAAAGTGAAAATTATGAAGCCGAGATTGATATTCCTAAAATACAAGGTTTAAAAGATAAAAACTTAGAAAAAAGATTAAACAGTAGTTTTATGGAAGATGGAAAAAGGCTTTATCATGAATTTCAAGAGAGAATGG of Clostridioides sp. ES-S-0054-01 contains these proteins:
- a CDS encoding polysaccharide deacetylase, with the protein product MRNKKKKINRKKLYLLLSAIVVCLAFIVLGIRVSSLNMKEDEISRNIKLSSSTITDIVSNTATEVSKGPSKSSGKVAYITIDDGPSKFTDQMIKTLNKYNVKATFFMIDGNMKEYPQQVKNIIKNGNTAGFHSVSHDIHKLYVTSTSAKEEFDTNDQTFYKITGKHSKVIRIPYGSKPYTPQASYQALIDAGYKIWDWDLDTEDWKSNSAQIVQNVKSNIKNKKGEDKDQLVVLMHEKKQSTEALDSVLKFLSDEGYEFAAVDQNQIPKNYWLRNLE
- a CDS encoding peptidylprolyl isomerase, with the translated sequence MVGILSLMMVGCNKSLAKVNDVEITKEQYKKTKAVLSATNNYINGQSLDELEKTLDKKGRNKLENVIISFMVDNELLYQEARDKGLTPSKSEVDSKYQELEEKMNLNASYKEKMDKAGIDKEYLKQEISKDLAIDKNKKVFEDRINISDTDMEAYYTSHKKDFNVEEVSASQILISTLDKNKKEVSKDKKEALKKEADSILTKIKNGESFENLSKKYSDDKATGKNGGQLGYFSKDDKNAEFTKEVFKLKKNEVSNVFETSYGYHIVKVTDKRERQKSFNECQSLIRESILNEKYIEHIKKLNEDAKIDR
- a CDS encoding sigma-70 family RNA polymerase sigma factor — protein: MFKSLKRTKVEKYIIDNKDSFYRIAYSYTKNEEDALDVVQEAMYKALCSVENIKEVNYMKTWFYKILVRTSIDFIRKNRKYSNMTDIDLVDETGEYDKYTDLDLRRALEELPIEYKSIIILRFFEDLKIEEVAIILDENVNTVKTRLYTALKKLKLKIEE